In the Acetobacterium sp. KB-1 genome, GCAAAAACAGATATATACAGTTGATAGATCGACTGCTCGCTGCTGTTTAATGCCGACCTTGAGTAGCAGTTCAATCCCAAAGAGGGCAGCTCCGGTAACGGTGGCAGAAAACTGGGCCAATTTTTCCAGCCAGCGGTTGGGGCTTTTTACAAACTGCATGGGGCTCATTAAATACTGAGGGAAGTTATTAACAATCGGAACCAGGTGATAGCCGACAAAGCCGAAACAGTGGGAGAGCGGCAGCCAGCTTAAATAACGTTCCTGGACATTTTTCCGGACAATGATGCTACTGGCAATTCCGCCTTCTAGCAGGTTTTTGGTGGTGAGAACCGCCCCCTTGGGGTCAGAAGAGGTACCCGAGGTGAATTGAATCATTCCGGGATCAGTATCAATTACAGAGGCGATGGTTCCCGGGGGGGATTCTACCAAAGTCCGAAACATCACCAGGTTGTTTTCGAAAAGGGTGGTGATCCCTTCAAGGTCACTAATGATGACGGGATTATCCAGTACAGTCAGCACACTTTTAAGGTAAGTCCGGGATTTTTCATCCTGGGCAATGGGCAGGATAGAAGGAACCATCCCCCCCAGAATAGCGGCCCAGAAACAGGTGATCTGAGCCTGAATGCTGGTTAATTGGAAAACAAGAAGGGAACCCTTTTTTAGCCCACAGGACTGGTAACCGCCAAGGACTTTGATAGCATTCTCAAAAAGCGTGGCGTAGGTCTGTGTAAACTCCTGGCCATCCGCTTCCAGATAAGTGATCGTTACATTACTAGTTTTCAGCTTTTTAAACGCTTCTTGTATATTCATGGGCGTCTCCTCAACAATTTTGTCAGATTTGCATTAGATCATGGTATAGCCGCCATCGATGGCAATGGTCTGTCCGATGATGTAATCACTTCCGGATGAACAGAGGAAGGAAATAACTCCAAAAAGGTCTTCTTCGGTGCCTAATCGTCCAGCTGGGGTGTTTTTGATATGTTCGGTGAGGGCATATTTAGGGAAATTTGATTTGGCCATATCGGTTTCAATAACACCGGGGGCAATGGCGTTGACTTGGATGTTGAGACGGGCGGCTTCACGAGCCAGGGCTTTAGTAAAAGCAATGACCCCGCCTTTAGCGGCAGAATAATGGGTAAAACCCAGTCCCCCAACCCGACCGGCAATGGAGGCAACATTAATAATCTTGCCCCGTTTCTGTTTTTCCAGTACCTTATAAACCGCATGGGTAGCGATAAAGGTTCCGGTTAAATCAATGTCAATCACTGCTTTCCAGTCTTCCAGAGTCATCGCACTAAAAGTTTTAACCGGGAAGATGCCAGCATTGTTGATTAACACATCAATTTTTCCGTAGGTTTCCATAACCAGATCAACCATTCTAATGGCATCTTCTTCGGATGATATATCGCACTGGATAGCAATACAGTTAGTGGGCAGTTTTTCGGCTGCAGCTTTAGCCGTGTCAATATTACGACCGATAATGACAATATTGGCACCCTCATTGCTGAGATATTCGGCAAATGAGTAACCAATTCCCCGGGATGAGCCAGTGATAATAATAACCTTATCCTGATGAATTCCAGCCATGATCTAACCCTCAATTTCGCCGATGATCTGGCCAACCAGAACCCGGTCATCTTCTGATGATAACATGGTAGAAAGAACCCCATCAGCGGGAGATTCAATATAAATGGAGATTTTATCGGTGGCAGCTTCAGCAATGTTGTCGCCTTTCTTGACAGTATCTCCTATAGCTACAAGCCATTGTCTTAAATTTATTTCTTCAGCGCCTTCGGCAAATTCAGGAATTGCAATTTCGTATTTCATTTTTAGTTCTCCTTAATCGTATTTATTTTATAACTCTGCAATTGTTTTTTTTGTCGTTCGAGTGCCAAACATCCCATCAAAGGCGAGGATAAACTGATCTCGGAGATCGCCCAGGGTAACGGGGGAGCAGCCACAGGCTGCCATCGAAGTAACACCCTTATCTTCGATGCCGCAGGGAATGATGGTCTTAAAATGTTCGAGGTTGGGGTTGACATTAATGGACATCCCATGGAGGGTAACACCATGGGACACGGCGATGCCTAAAGCGGATATTTTTTTTTCCTCGCCAGTTCCGGGTTCGGAAACCCAGACTCCGCTTCGCCCTTTGACGCGTTTACCATTAAGATTGTAATGGACCAGCAGATTAATCACGACCTGTTCCAGACACCGTACATATTGGTGGGCCCCTTTCACATATTGATCAAAATGAAGAATCGGCGAAACGATGAATTGTCCGTTCCCATGATAGGAAATATCCCCGCCCCGGCTGACTGCGGTCACAGTAATACCCATTGCGTCCAGTTCTTCAGCAGTGTAAAGCAGGTTCTTTTCCTGGGTTCCCCGACCCAGCGTAATAACGGGATAATTTTCCTGAAAAAGCAGGGTGTCCGGTCTGAATCCATCGACGCATTGCTGGTGGAGCTGTTCCTGGATGATAAAGGCCTCCTCATAGGAAATCAGTCCCAGGTCAAGCCAGGTAAGATTGTTCTTCATGGTCTAATCCTCCAGGTGATACTGTTTCATTTTGCGGTACAGAGTACTGCGGGAAATTCCCAGATATTCAGCAGCTTTCTTGCGTTCTGAGAAAAGCGCCAACGCATTTTTAATAGCAGAGAGTTCCATTTTTTTTAAATCCACATCAGGTTGTAAAACCTTTGTCTCGATGGCTCGTGGTTCTTCTCTTAGGGTCAGCTCGGCGTCAAGGTTGGGTAAATAACTGGAAATAAAATAATCGTCAATGCGATTGGTTTCAGTGAAATTTACGGCTTGTTCGATGGCATTTTTAAACTGTCGCACGTTTCCCGGCCACTCGTACTCCTGCATTGTTGCGAGGGTAGAGGGGTGAAGCGGTTCAATGAATTTACCACAGGTCCGGGTAATATCATTGAGAAAAAAAGCAGCTAGGGTTGGAATGTCTTTTTTTCGTTTCCGTAGTGGCGGAATGTTAATTTGTAGTACATTTAATCGATAGTAAAGATCTTGTCGAAACCGCCCCATTTTTACTTCTTCGGCAAGATTCTTATTGGTGGCAGCAATCACCCGCACATCAATGGCAATGTCCTTGTTGCCACCAATGCGTTGAATATAACGCTCCTGTAAGACCCGAAGCAGAATGGTCTGGGTGTTTAGAGGCATTTCTCCGATTTCATCCAGAAAAATAGTGCCGCCCCTGGCTAGTTCAAATTTTCCGATTTTTCCGTGTTTGCTGGCTCCGGTAAAAGAGCCTTCTTCGTAGCCAAAGAGGACACTTTCAATCAGGCTTTCAGGAATACCGGCACAATTAATCGCAATAAATGGTTGATCAGATTGATAAGCGTTATGAATCGCCTGGGCAAACATTTCTTTGCCGGTTCCGCTTTCACCTTCTAACAGGACCGTTGCACTGCCTTTAGCGGCAATTTGAGAAAGGTGAACGGATCGTAGTAACGCAGAACTGTCACCGATGATGTCATCAAAGGTAAAGCGGGTGCCTTTTCGTTTGGCTTTATCAGAAATCGGGGTTTTTTTATCCATATCCTTCAGCGTTGCAACAGCTCCGGCGATGGTCCCATTGTCGTGAAGGATCAGCTTACTGTTAATTAAACAGTTTATTTTTTTGCTTTTGGTAATAATGTGTTTATCTTTTTCTTCAAGAGAAGGCGGTACATTTCCGTTATGATCCAGAATGGTTTCACCGTCCATAATCTCCAGAATGTTTTTTCCATAGGAATCAAAGGTGGTCGTTTTTAAAATTTTGGCACCATGAGAATTAATACCAATTATTTTACCATTGACATCCACCGCAACCACACCATCCGTCATGGAGTCGATAACCGTGCTCAAATAGTGGTTGGTTAAATCGACCTGACGATTAGATTCGGCAATACAAAGCTGCCGCGAGATAGCTTTTGTTGCAGCAACGACCATTCCCAGCGTATGGGGATAAGCCATTTCTTTAGGCCCAGCCATATCCATAACTCCCAGCAGTTTGCCATGGGCGTCAAGAATGGGTGCAGCAGAGCAGGTTAGTTCGTGATAACATTCATAGTAGTGCTCGGCCCCGATCACTTGAATAGGTTGGAGGAGATCGATGGCTAAACCGGTGGCATTGGTGCCGGCCATGTGTTCATTCCAGATACTGCCCCGGACCAGATTCTTAGTGAAGGCTTCCTTCAAAATGGATTGGTCACAAATTAGTTCCAGAATAACGCCATTTGGATCGGTGAGCGTGGTTGAAAAGCCGGATTTGTTAACAAATTCTTGTAATTCCACCATAAAGGGGATGCTGACGTCCAGGAGCACCTTATTTTGTTCCAGGCGTTTTCTAAAATTTGTTTCACTAACAGTAGGAGTGCGATTTAAGGCATGGGGATCAAGCCCAGCCTTTTGACAGCGTAGCCAGGAATCAATAATCGGCTTGCGGATATGGCTACCGATTTTTCCAGATAACACAAAATCGTCCCAGGTATTTTTGATTGCATCAAAGTCAGCAGTAAGTTTCAAAGCGTTCACGCTCCTTTTTGATGTTTTTTTATCATTCAAGGTGATTGCTCGCTGCTGAAAAGATAGTAAATTGGTATCAGGGAGTCCCCTGATACCAATTAGAATAATTATTTAGCAGCAGCTAATTTCTGAAGATCGGCATTGAGTTGTGCAAAAATATAGACAGGCGCACATCCGGGATAATAAGTAACGGATTTTGCCAGCTCAGCCCCTTCTTTTACCTTGTCAACAGATGGGAAAAGTTCCCAGCAGTCGCCGCAAATAAAGACGTTTTTATCAACACATATTTGCGGATCGAAATCTGGCACACCGCCGGCAATAACAACAACCTCTCCAGATTTTTCGAGGAATTTATTCATATCAATACCGCTTAATGCAAAAGAATCGAGCGCACCACGAACATTAACAAAACAGCCGGGACAGGTTTGTTGCATCACGCAGGTTAAACCGGCGTACATACCAATGGGATCACCACCGGGGCGTCGAAAGTGTTTCATGACCGATTCAATCGAGTTGCCGACAACATCAATTTTGGCTAAATCGATTTCGCCCTGACCTTCGGTTCCGGCACAGCGGATAGCTGGAATTTCCATGGGTTCAAAGCCCATGATGGAACAGGCCACCGAGTCAACAGCAACGGTATCGGCTCCGGCAACGATCAAGTTCATTTCAATAGGAGAACCGGCGTGAGGTCCCTGGCCTTCCATTCCAATTACGGAGTCAACAATGGTCAGATTGGCATGACGGATTCGATACATATCAGCCATTTTCTGGCCCAATTCAATACGATGAGCCCCTTGCTGCTGATCATTTGGATGACAGTTGGGGATGATCCCATTCCAGTTTTTAAGCCCTAAGGTTACGGTTCCGGCTAAATGCACCTTCATTTTGGGAAGGTTAATAATGACATCCGCATCCAGAAAAGGTTTGAAAACAGTGGCGTGTTTGAATAGTTTTGCGCCTTCAATTTCGACCGCAACAACATCATGTTCGTCAAAATAGATAACTTCATCCGCACCGCCAAGCTTGGCTGCTTCTTCCATTTTTGAATCTTTAAATGCCGGTTTAGCGCGACCAACATGCATCCCTAATGATGGGTTGTCACCAATGACAACTTTTCCGGCTTTGGAGTTTTTCTTAACATAAGAAACAACGGCTTCAATGGTTCGGGGATCGACAACCGCATGGCTTTCAGGAGGAGCCTGGAAAGCGAGGTTTGGTTTGATTAAAACAGTGTCACCTTCTTTGATGATGGTGTCAAGGGAACCTATCGCCAGTTCAACTGCTTCGGCAACAGCGGCTTCGATTTTTCTTACATCCTCTTCAATGCGAATGTATTTTCCACCCATGAATGAGGCATTGCCTTCAGGTTGTGCAACCTTTACAACAGATACTTTTGTTTTGCTCATGATCGTCTCCTTTAAGTAGTTTATATTTATCCAAACTTATGGACATATACAAATATACCCGCAAAGATCATGCCAAATCAGAATAGTGCGAAAATCCAGTTAGATCTGGGATTGCGAAGGAAAGTTTGATTATCCGAGGTGTGTCATGTGTCAGAATAAGACACGTATATGTGTCATTATAACACGTGACACACCTTGGATGTCTTAATCTAAAAATATCAGTTAAGCGATTAGTTTGAAATTAGTGGTATTCGATGAGAATATTTTTTGTTATAATCATAGGATATGAGGTATTATATAGAAGGTAAGATTATCAATATGAAAGTTAATCGTTTGGTTCATAATACTTTCGTAATTTGAATTTAGAAAAGAAAGTGAGGATAAAATGCGTAAAGTTTTATTATTAAACGGTAGTCATAAATCAGGTAAGAGTTTTACCATGATCATAGCTGAGCAATTTGTTTCCGGTCTGTTGGAATTTGATCCGGATACGGTAATTCAAACCGTTGATTTAATTCAGAAAAATATTAACGCCTGTACGGGATGCCATACCTGCTGGACTACCACTCCGGGGGAATGTATTTTTCAGGACGACATGACAGAACTTTTCCATCAATATGAAGAGGCTGACATTGTGATCTGGGCCACCCCGCTTTACCACTACGGGATCTCAAGTGCCATGAAAAAATTTATGGAGCGGACCCAACCGGCACTGCTGCCATTTATTGACAATGAAGGTGGCGGAACCTATGGCCATCCCTTCCGAAATCCTGAAAAAATGAACAAGAAAAAGCATGTGCTCATCAGCACCTGTGGCTTTCCATCAACAAAGAATAATTATGAAGGGGTCGAAGAACAGTTTAATAATCTTTTCGGAAAAGATAAGTGGGAAAAAATAATCTGTGTTGAAGGTGAGCTCCTGGGAATTCACCAGCTCGATAACCTGACCGGGCCTTATCTGGATTTAGTTAAAATTGCGGGTAAAGAATACGGCGAAAATCTGAGTATTTCGCCAACGGTCAAGGAAGGCCTCTCAAAGCCTTTTGTCGAAACCCCCACCTATCTCCAAACCACTAACCTGAGTTGGGGGGTGGACGATACCCGGATGAAGGATTCTGATGGTGGACTCATTGCCTGGAATTATATGAAAGAAGTGCAGACGGCTTTTAATCCCAAGGTGCGACCCAAAATGAATGCGGTGCTTCAGATCGATTTTACTGACATTAAGGAGCGCTACCAGTTTGTCATAAAGGACGAGACCTGCACCCTGTTACGCAATGATTTTGCCCGAGAAACAGCTGCAATCAGTATTAATCTCACCACCCTTGAACGGATTTTAGAAGGAAAAATTGATGCTGCCCAGTCATTGTTAGAAAAAAAGTATGCGGTTACTGGCGATATGCGGGTGTTCAACGCCTTTTTGGATGGGCTGTTTGGCCCGGTTAATCTGAGTGCTGATAAGAAAAAAAGGCTGGTTCCGATCAGTTTTAAAAATACCCCGTATTGGTTTTTTCTAGCCTTGTGTCCGTGGCTTTTCTGCTTTCTTTTTGCTGAGTACAGCCCCTTAATTGGGGTGGTGGTTCCACTTATGATCAGTGGTGTATTATGCAGTATCAAGCGAGGGCCCGATCTGGTTTACTTTGAACGCGCCACGCTATTGACGTTTTCTTTGCTCGGTTTAGCGGTGGTGACCTTTGGATCGGATTATCAGGGAAACACCTTTGCCATTATCGGGTATTTTGCACTCGCTTTAATCTGGGCGATCTCGACGCTAAAAACGATTCCGCTAACGGCCGACTATACCCACTATTTCAATGGTCGCAATGCTCTTAAAAACGTATTGTTTTTGAGAACCAATCGGTTGTTATGCTATGTCTGGTCACTGGTTTTCCTGGCTCAGGCCGGCATTACACTTTGGCTAAATACGACGGTACTGATTAATTTTGCAGCGATTATTCCGATCCTTTTAAGCGTTCCAACCTTTGTGTTTTCACTCTGGTTTCTAAAATGGTATCCTACTGATGCGGCTAAACCAAAATAAATGCGGAAAAGAATTTTGCCGCGATACCCATGAATATAAAAAGAGGAGTTTAAATGCTAACACTGGATAAAATATACCACGCATCATTTACCCTAAAAAAATATATTCGGCCGACTGATTTGATTCATGCCCCTAAAATATGTCCCGACAGCGATATTTATTTAAAAACCGAAAATTTGCAGATCACCGGGTCTTTTAAGGTTCGGGGCGCCTGCTATAAGATATCTCAGCTTAGTGACGAAGAACGGGCGAAGGGCGTGATTGCCTGCTCGGCTGGCAATCACGCCCAGGGGGTGGCTATGGCCGCCGCGATTAACCATATCAAAGCCCTGATCTGTCTGCCAGATGGAGCCCCGATTTCCAAGGTGGAAGCGACAAAAGCCTATGGCGCCCAGGTCTGCCTGGTGGAAGGCGGCTATGATGAGGCCTATGCAAAAGCATTGGAACTTCAGGCTGAGAAAGGTTATACCTTTATTCATCCCTTCGATGATGAGTTTGTCATCGCTGGTCAGGGAACCATCGGTCTGGAACTGCTAGAAAGTCTGCCGGATCTGGATGCGGTAATCGTTCCGATAGGCGGTGGCGGACTGATTTCCGGCATTGCCTACGTGCTCAAGGCCTTAAAGCCCGAGGTAAAGGTTTATGGGGTTCAAGCCTGCGGCGCACCCAGCATGCACGAGTCCATCAAAAACTGTAAAATTTGTCGGTTGCCCCAGGTATCAACCATTGCCGATGGAATTGCCGTAAAAGAACCAGGAGATTTAACATTTAGTCTGTGCAGAGATTTTGTGGATGAAATAGTCACCGTTACCGAGGATGAAATATCGACCGCGATCCTGACCCTGATCGAGCAACAAAAGCTCATTGCCGAAGGGGCCGGGGCAGTAGCGGTGGCCGCCGCCATGTTTGGTAAGTTGCCAATAAAAGGGAAAAAGACGGTTTGTATTGTGTCGGGTGGCAATATTGATGTGACAATCCTATCCCGAATCATCAAACGGGGTCTATTAACCTCTGGTCGCACCTGCTCGTTTAACATCGAATTGATTGATAAACCAGGACAGCTAAAAAAAGTGTCACAGATTATTGCAGATTTGGGCGGAAATGTTATCTCAATTCATCATGAGAGAAGCAATGAAGGCTCTGATATCAATGGCTGTTTCTTGCGAATTGAGTTAGAAACAAGAAATTATGATCATATTGGTGAAATCCGTGAAGGTCTGGTCCAGGGCGGATTTAAATTGCAGAAATAAAGCTAAAAATTGTTTTTCTCAATTGATTGGCGATGGGAAAAAGGGGTATAATTCAACTGATAAGTTGTTTAACATCTGTTATCGTTGGTGTGCTTTTTTAAAAAAGGGCGACCCCTCTAAAAAGAGCACACCAAGATAATGAGTGGGAGCTGATAAAAGAACATTTAATGGCTTTGATTAACCATTCTAAAGGGAGTGTATAGCTTTTCTTTAAAAAATATAGTTTTAACACAGGAGGAGAAAAATGTTAGCCGATATTAGCGACGATTTAAAGAAGATTTTTTTATTTGGCGTAGGCGCGGTGGCTGTTACAGCCGAGAAATCAAAGGTTCTCATTGATGAGTTGGTGGAAAAGGGTGATCTCACGGTCCAGCAGGGAAAGATTCTCAACGAAGAATTAAAACACAATATCAAAGAAACCATAAAAGACACGGTGACGGTTAATGTGGTTAAATCAGAAACACCACCTTCCGCCGATTCCGTTATAGAAGGCCTGGATACGATGACTCCTGATGAGATAAAGAAGATTCAAGATAAGTTAGAGACGATTATTTCAACGCAACAAGTGGAGAAAGAAATCA is a window encoding:
- a CDS encoding SDR family NAD(P)-dependent oxidoreductase, with translation MAGIHQDKVIIITGSSRGIGYSFAEYLSNEGANIVIIGRNIDTAKAAAEKLPTNCIAIQCDISSEEDAIRMVDLVMETYGKIDVLINNAGIFPVKTFSAMTLEDWKAVIDIDLTGTFIATHAVYKVLEKQKRGKIINVASIAGRVGGLGFTHYSAAKGGVIAFTKALAREAARLNIQVNAIAPGVIETDMAKSNFPKYALTEHIKNTPAGRLGTEEDLFGVISFLCSSGSDYIIGQTIAIDGGYTMI
- a CDS encoding biotin/lipoyl-containing protein; the protein is MKYEIAIPEFAEGAEEINLRQWLVAIGDTVKKGDNIAEAATDKISIYIESPADGVLSTMLSSEDDRVLVGQIIGEIEG
- the lipB gene encoding lipoyl(octanoyl) transferase LipB is translated as MKNNLTWLDLGLISYEEAFIIQEQLHQQCVDGFRPDTLLFQENYPVITLGRGTQEKNLLYTAEELDAMGITVTAVSRGGDISYHGNGQFIVSPILHFDQYVKGAHQYVRCLEQVVINLLVHYNLNGKRVKGRSGVWVSEPGTGEEKKISALGIAVSHGVTLHGMSINVNPNLEHFKTIIPCGIEDKGVTSMAACGCSPVTLGDLRDQFILAFDGMFGTRTTKKTIAEL
- a CDS encoding sigma-54-dependent Fis family transcriptional regulator, encoding MNDKKTSKRSVNALKLTADFDAIKNTWDDFVLSGKIGSHIRKPIIDSWLRCQKAGLDPHALNRTPTVSETNFRKRLEQNKVLLDVSIPFMVELQEFVNKSGFSTTLTDPNGVILELICDQSILKEAFTKNLVRGSIWNEHMAGTNATGLAIDLLQPIQVIGAEHYYECYHELTCSAAPILDAHGKLLGVMDMAGPKEMAYPHTLGMVVAATKAISRQLCIAESNRQVDLTNHYLSTVIDSMTDGVVAVDVNGKIIGINSHGAKILKTTTFDSYGKNILEIMDGETILDHNGNVPPSLEEKDKHIITKSKKINCLINSKLILHDNGTIAGAVATLKDMDKKTPISDKAKRKGTRFTFDDIIGDSSALLRSVHLSQIAAKGSATVLLEGESGTGKEMFAQAIHNAYQSDQPFIAINCAGIPESLIESVLFGYEEGSFTGASKHGKIGKFELARGGTIFLDEIGEMPLNTQTILLRVLQERYIQRIGGNKDIAIDVRVIAATNKNLAEEVKMGRFRQDLYYRLNVLQINIPPLRKRKKDIPTLAAFFLNDITRTCGKFIEPLHPSTLATMQEYEWPGNVRQFKNAIEQAVNFTETNRIDDYFISSYLPNLDAELTLREEPRAIETKVLQPDVDLKKMELSAIKNALALFSERKKAAEYLGISRSTLYRKMKQYHLED
- a CDS encoding DUF362 domain-containing protein; the encoded protein is MSKTKVSVVKVAQPEGNASFMGGKYIRIEEDVRKIEAAVAEAVELAIGSLDTIIKEGDTVLIKPNLAFQAPPESHAVVDPRTIEAVVSYVKKNSKAGKVVIGDNPSLGMHVGRAKPAFKDSKMEEAAKLGGADEVIYFDEHDVVAVEIEGAKLFKHATVFKPFLDADVIINLPKMKVHLAGTVTLGLKNWNGIIPNCHPNDQQQGAHRIELGQKMADMYRIRHANLTIVDSVIGMEGQGPHAGSPIEMNLIVAGADTVAVDSVACSIMGFEPMEIPAIRCAGTEGQGEIDLAKIDVVGNSIESVMKHFRRPGGDPIGMYAGLTCVMQQTCPGCFVNVRGALDSFALSGIDMNKFLEKSGEVVVIAGGVPDFDPQICVDKNVFICGDCWELFPSVDKVKEGAELAKSVTYYPGCAPVYIFAQLNADLQKLAAAK
- a CDS encoding NAD(P)H-dependent oxidoreductase, whose protein sequence is MRKVLLLNGSHKSGKSFTMIIAEQFVSGLLEFDPDTVIQTVDLIQKNINACTGCHTCWTTTPGECIFQDDMTELFHQYEEADIVIWATPLYHYGISSAMKKFMERTQPALLPFIDNEGGGTYGHPFRNPEKMNKKKHVLISTCGFPSTKNNYEGVEEQFNNLFGKDKWEKIICVEGELLGIHQLDNLTGPYLDLVKIAGKEYGENLSISPTVKEGLSKPFVETPTYLQTTNLSWGVDDTRMKDSDGGLIAWNYMKEVQTAFNPKVRPKMNAVLQIDFTDIKERYQFVIKDETCTLLRNDFARETAAISINLTTLERILEGKIDAAQSLLEKKYAVTGDMRVFNAFLDGLFGPVNLSADKKKRLVPISFKNTPYWFFLALCPWLFCFLFAEYSPLIGVVVPLMISGVLCSIKRGPDLVYFERATLLTFSLLGLAVVTFGSDYQGNTFAIIGYFALALIWAISTLKTIPLTADYTHYFNGRNALKNVLFLRTNRLLCYVWSLVFLAQAGITLWLNTTVLINFAAIIPILLSVPTFVFSLWFLKWYPTDAAKPK
- the ilvA gene encoding threonine ammonia-lyase, with product MLTLDKIYHASFTLKKYIRPTDLIHAPKICPDSDIYLKTENLQITGSFKVRGACYKISQLSDEERAKGVIACSAGNHAQGVAMAAAINHIKALICLPDGAPISKVEATKAYGAQVCLVEGGYDEAYAKALELQAEKGYTFIHPFDDEFVIAGQGTIGLELLESLPDLDAVIVPIGGGGLISGIAYVLKALKPEVKVYGVQACGAPSMHESIKNCKICRLPQVSTIADGIAVKEPGDLTFSLCRDFVDEIVTVTEDEISTAILTLIEQQKLIAEGAGAVAVAAAMFGKLPIKGKKTVCIVSGGNIDVTILSRIIKRGLLTSGRTCSFNIELIDKPGQLKKVSQIIADLGGNVISIHHERSNEGSDINGCFLRIELETRNYDHIGEIREGLVQGGFKLQK
- a CDS encoding phasin family protein; its protein translation is MLADISDDLKKIFLFGVGAVAVTAEKSKVLIDELVEKGDLTVQQGKILNEELKHNIKETIKDTVTVNVVKSETPPSADSVIEGLDTMTPDEIKKIQDKLETIISTQQVEKEIIEVSDLAENVSEKEIDEFK